In the genome of Caulobacter flavus, the window GGCGTTGAGACAAGATGACCGATGAAGCCGCCCTGCATGGCCAGTTGATCGATGAGGGCCCCGCCGACCATCGGCGGCGGGCCCACAAGGCCTGGCGCAACGCCGAGACCATCAAGCGGTTGTCCGACCGCCTGATCGGCGTCGGTCCCGTGGGCATCGGCCTCGACGGCGTGCTGGCCTGGGTGCCGGGCGCCAATACCGCCTACAGCGTCGGCGCGGCGGCGGTGCTGGCCTATCACGCCTGGCAGGCCCGGGCCTCGATGCCCACCGTGGCCCGCATGGCCGCCTACATGCTGTTCGACAGCTCGACCAGCGCCGTGCCGGTCGTCGGCTGGGCGATCGACACCCTGTTCCCGGGCCACCTGATGGCCGCCAAGGCCTTGCAGAAGGACATCGAGGCTCGCCACGGCCTGCCCGAGGATGTCGACCTCAAGCGCCGCAAGAAGAAGCCGAAGGCGGGAAAGCGCTAGTCGGTCAGCGGCAGTTCGGCGACCCTGACGTCCAGGTGTGGGAAGGCTTTCGGCGCGACGCCGCCGCGCGCGCCTTCCTCCCAAACCGAACGATAGCCGCCAGCGGTCGGCTCTCGGTGAACGATCAGGCGCTTGCCGGTCAGGTCCACAACCCAGTACTCCTGAACCCCGGCCGCGGCGTAAAGTTCTGCTTTCCGGCCGAGATCGAAGGCCTGGCTCGACACTGACACCTCGATCGCCAACACGATGTCGCCGCCTTTCAGGTCGCGGTCATGAACGGCGCTGGAGAAGATGGCGATATCCGGTTCGGGGGCGGTTTGATCGTCGAGGCGGACGGGGGCGTCGGAATTGACCTCCCACTGGCCTTCGGCGAGGCGACGGGTGAAGAACTGGGTCAGCCACCGCCGACAGCGGACGTGGGGCACGCTTTCTGGCGACACCGATATGAGTTCCCCCTCGATCAGCTCGATGCGAGCGTCCGCCGCCAGGATGCCGGCCTCCACCATGCGCAGCACGTCGTCATACGTGAAGCGGTAGGGCGTAACGGTCTCGGCGGGACGGCTCGGAGCGTTCATGGGCGGAACGATAGCATGGCCTCGGCGAGGCGTAAGGTCGTGCGCTCAGAGCGACAGGGGGCGGGGCGGCCGTCGTGGTTGCGTCGAGGGCAGGGCGCTCTGCCGACCGTAGGCGATCCACCAGACGCCCAGTCCCGTCAGTAGGCCGATGCCGATGCAAAGCGGGTAGGCCGCCGGGGCGCCGAAGAAGCGGCCGTCGCGAAACGCGACAAAGGCGACGCTGGCGCCGACCGCTGCGCCTACGCCCGCCGCGGCCCAGAGGTAATGTCGATTCAGCCTATCGAGCACCACCCAACCCAGAAGCCCGGCGATCACGAACGGCCAGCCGAAGAAGGCTCCGAAAATCGGCGATGTCAGGGTGAAGAGCAGCGGGTCTTGCTTCGCCCACAACGCGCCCTCGCCGATATGAATGATGCCTTGCGCCAGCATCGTCGATGGCGCGACGAGGCTGAACACCGCGCCGCCCAGGAATCTCAGGGAGCTGGTCTGCTGGCTCGCCTTGCGCATTCCTTCTCCCCCCAGTTCGAATGGGGAGTTGAGGTGCGCTGCGTGCAGCCAGGACGGCGCCCGCGATGGAGAAGCAGTGCAGGTGCTCCCTAAGCCGCCTCGCCCTGGGTGTAGCCGAGCTGCTTGTTCAGCTTGTCGAGCAGCTCGATCACCGCCTCGGCGATCACGGTGCCGGGCGGGAAGATCGCCGCGGCGCCGGCGTCGCGCAGAGCCTGGAAGTCCTGCGGCGGGATCACGCCGCCCACGACCATCATGATGTCGGCTCGGCCCTGCTTGCCCAGTTCGGCCTTCAGTTCCGGCGCGAGGGTCAGGTGCCCCGCCGCCAGCGACGAGGCGCCGACGATGTGGACGTCGTTCTCCACGGCCTGGCGCGCGGCCTCGGCCGGGGTCTGGAACAGCGGGCCGATGTCGACGTCGAAGCCCAGGTCGGCGAAGGCGGTGGCGATCACCTTCTGGCCGCGGTCGTGGCCGTCCTG includes:
- a CDS encoding DUF4112 domain-containing protein, whose product is MTDEAALHGQLIDEGPADHRRRAHKAWRNAETIKRLSDRLIGVGPVGIGLDGVLAWVPGANTAYSVGAAAVLAYHAWQARASMPTVARMAAYMLFDSSTSAVPVVGWAIDTLFPGHLMAAKALQKDIEARHGLPEDVDLKRRKKKPKAGKR
- a CDS encoding Uma2 family endonuclease; translation: MNAPSRPAETVTPYRFTYDDVLRMVEAGILAADARIELIEGELISVSPESVPHVRCRRWLTQFFTRRLAEGQWEVNSDAPVRLDDQTAPEPDIAIFSSAVHDRDLKGGDIVLAIEVSVSSQAFDLGRKAELYAAAGVQEYWVVDLTGKRLIVHREPTAGGYRSVWEEGARGGVAPKAFPHLDVRVAELPLTD